One Brassica napus cultivar Da-Ae chromosome C2, Da-Ae, whole genome shotgun sequence DNA window includes the following coding sequences:
- the LOC106386409 gene encoding probable LRR receptor-like serine/threonine-protein kinase At5g59680 isoform X3 yields MKSSLELILFVVVATFSTIHIVQPQSQQGFISLDCGLPANEVSPYKEDRTGLQYSSDATFIQSGKTGRIQKNLETRYLKPYRTVRYFPDGTRNCYNLSLQKGRNHLIRARFIYGNYDGLDINPKFDLYLGPNLWATVDLHRADNGTRREIFHIPTSSSLQICLVKTGETTPLISALEIRPLGNKSYSTSFGSLNLFFRIYLNQSDTYLRFPEDVYDRQWTAYFETGWTQKTTSSDVRVSNNYEPPKAALKTAATPTNTSEPLTIDWSSDNPEDQYYLYTHFAEIQELQANETREFNMFWNGEKYYGPLVPDKREINTIYGGTPETCKGVTCSLQLIKTNRSTLPPLLNAIEVYKVIQFPQPETDENDVVAIKTIEAAYGLSRINSQGDPCVPRQFMWDSLNCSNTDIFTPPRIISLNFSSSGLTGNIAAAIQNLTQLVKLDLSNNNLTGEVPEFLGNLKFLLLINLSGNDLNGSVPTSLQRKGLELSLQGNPRLLVPSSSPTKPPKKSFVVPVVASVGSVAMLIAALVLYLVLRKKRQPTIEVVCPPPSRPTVNVTHANSPEPSIEMKKRRFTYSEVTKMTNNFERVVGEGGFGVVCHGTVNGEQVAVKLLSQSSTQGYKEFKAEVDLLLRVHHTNLVSLVGYCDEGDHLALIYEFVPNGDLRQHLSGKGGRSVVNWGIRLRIAVEAALGLEYLHIGCTPPMVHRDVKTTNILLDEHYKAKLADFGLSRSFPVGGESHVSTVVAGTPGYLDPEYYHTGRLGEKSDVYSFGIVLLEIITNQSVIDRNRRNSHITQWVGSELKGGNIANIMDPNLHGDYDSRSAWRALELAMSCADPTSAKRPTMSHVVIELKECLVSENSRRNMSRRMDSLSSPEVSMTFDSGMIPRAR; encoded by the exons ATGAAGAGTTCTCTTGAGCTAATTTTGTTCGTGGTAGTTGCAACTTTTTCCACCATTCATATTGTTCAACCTCAGAGCCAACAAG GGTTCATCAGTTTGGATTGCGGGCTTCCTGCGAATGAAGTGTCTCCTTATAAAGAGGACAGAACTGGATTACAGTATTCTTCAGACGCAACGTTCATCCAGAGTGGAAAAACTGGTAGAATTCAAAAAAATCTGGAGACTAGATACCTGAAGCCATACAGAACGGTGAGATACTTTCCAGATGGGACAAGGAATTGCTACAATCTAT CACTGCAG AAGGGAAGAAATCATCTGATCAGGGCTAGGTTTATATATGGAAACTATGACGGCCTTGACATTAACCCCAAGTTTGATCTCTATCTTGGACCTAATCTATGGGCAACGGTGGATTTGCATAGAGCAGATAACGGTACCCGGAGAGAGATCTTCCACATCCCAACATCAAGCTCATTGCAGATTTGTCTTGTCAAAACTGGAGAAACAACGCCGCTGATCTCAGCCTTGGAGATACGACCGTTGGGAAATAAATCTTATAGCACCAGTTTTGGTTCTCTTAATCTTTTCTTCCGGATTTATCTTAACCAATCAGATACTTACCTAAG GTTCCCGGAAGATGTTTATGATCGCCAATGGACTGCGTACTTTGAGACGGGATGGACTCAAAAAACCACATCTAGCGATGTGCGCGTTTCCAACAACTACGAGCCACCGAAAGCCGCCCTCAAAACTGCTGCCACGCCTACGAATACAAGCGAGCCGCTGACGATTGATTGGAGTTCAGACAATCCTGAGGACCAGTATTACTTGTATACACACTTTGCTGAGATCCAAGAGTTGCAGGCAAATGAAACCAGGGAGTTCAACATGTTTTGGAACGGAGAAAAATATTATGGCCCTCTAGTTCCAGACAAGCGAGAAATAAATACTATTTATGGCGGGACACCGGAAACTTGTAAAGGAGTGACATGCAGCCTCCAGCTGATAAAAACCAACAGATCAACTCTTCCTCCTCTGCTTAACGCTATTGAGGTCTACAAAGTTATTCAGTTTCCACAGCCCGAAACAGATGAAAACGATG TGGTTGCTATCAAAACCATAGAAGCTGCATATGGATTGAGTAGAATTAACTCCCAAGGTGATCCTTGCGTCCCTCGACAGTTTATGTGGGACAGTTTAAACTGCAGCAACACAGATATCTTCACGCCACCAAGAATCATTTCTtt AAACTTTTCTTCAAGTGGTTTAACTGGAAACATAGCAGCTGCCATTCAAAACCTTACGCAACTAGTTAAACT GGACTTGTCCAATAATAACTTGACTGGAGAAGTGCCTGAGTTTCTAGGCAACCTGAAATTTTTGTTGCTCAT AAACTTAAGTGGGAACGATCTTAATGGTTCAGTTCCTACATCTCTACAAAGGAAAGGACTCGAGCTTTC TCTTCAAGGAAACCCAAGGCTGCTTGTTCCCTCTAGTTCACCAACAAAGCCACCTAAAAAAAGCTTTGTAGTACCAGTTGTTGCATCGGTTGGTTCTGTAGCTATGCTCATTGCCGCATTGGTTCTTTATCTTGTTCTTAGAAAGAAAAGGCAACCCACTATTGAAG TTGTTTGCCCACCACCAAGCAGGCCTACCGTGAATGTTACACATGCTAATTCACCTGAGCCATCAATCGAGATGAAAAAGAGAAGGTTTACTTATTCAGAGGTTACCAAAATGACAAACAATTTTGAAAGAGTTGTAGGGGAAGGAGGATTTGGGGTTGTCTGTCACGGTACTGTCAATGGTGAACAGGTAGCTGTTAAGCTACTATCTCAGTCATCAACTCAAGGCTATAAAGAATTCAAAGCAGAG GTTGATCTTCTACTGAGAGTTCACCATACAAATTTGGTAAGCCtcgttggatattgtgatgaaGGAGACCATTTGGCCCTCATCTATGAGTTTGTACCTAATGGAGACCTAAGACAACATCTATCag GAAAAGGAGGAAGGTCTGTCGTCAATTGGGGTATTCGGCTAAGAATAGCTGTGGAAGCAGCTTTAG GTTTGGAGTACTTACACATTGGATGCACACCGCCAATGGTTCATAGAGATGTCAAAACTACAAACATATTGTTGGACGAGCATTATAAGGCCAAACTTGCTGATTTTGGGCTCTCCAGGTCTTTCCCAGTCGGAGGTGAATCTCATGTCTCGACGGTGGTTGCTGGTACTCCTGGTTACCTAGACCCTGA GTATTACCATACAGGTCGGTTGGGTGAGAAAAGTGACGTTTACAGTTTCGGCATTGTGTTATTGGAAATTATCACAAACCAATCAGTGATTGATCGAAACCGCAGAAATTCTCACATAACACAATGGGTTGGGTCTGAGCTCAAGGGAGGAAATATTGCAAATATCATGGATCCAAACCTTCACGGGGATTATGATTCTCGCTCTGCCTGGAGAGCTCTTGAGCTGGCAATGTCGTGCGCGGATCCAACTTCAGCAAAACGACCAACCATGTCTCATGTTGTTATCGAACTAAAAGAATGTCTTGTATCTGAAAATTCGAGGAGAAATATGAGTCGAAGAATGGATTCACTGAGTTCCCCTGAAGTAAGCATGACCTTTGACAGTGGTATGATTCCCAGAGCAAGATAG
- the LOC106386409 gene encoding probable LRR receptor-like serine/threonine-protein kinase At5g59680 isoform X4: MKSSLELILFVVVATFSTIHIVQPQSQQGFISLDCGLPANEVSPYKEDRTGLQYSSDATFIQSGKTGRIQKNLETRYLKPYRTVRYFPDGTRNCYNLWIEKGRNHLIRARFIYGNYDGLDINPKFDLYLGPNLWATVDLHRADNGTRREIFHIPTSSSLQICLVKTGETTPLISALEIRPLGNKSYSTSFGSLNLFFRIYLNQSDTYLRFPEDVYDRQWTAYFETGWTQKTTSSDVRVSNNYEPPKAALKTAATPTNTSEPLTIDWSSDNPEDQYYLYTHFAEIQELQANETREFNMFWNGEKYYGPLVPDKREINTIYGGTPETCKGVTCSLQLIKTNRSTLPPLLNAIEVYKVIQFPQPETDENDVVAIKTIEAAYGLSRINSQGDPCVPRQFMWDSLNCSNTDIFTPPRIISLNFSSSGLTGNIAAAIQNLTQLVKLDLSNNNLTGEVPEFLGNLKFLNLSGNDLNGSVPTSLQRKGLDLQGNPRLLVPSSSPTKPPKKSFVVPVVASVGSVAMLIAALVLYLVLRKKRQPTIEGNFPERLPSIEMKKRRFTYSEVTKMTNNFERVVGEGGFGVVCHGTVNGEQVAVKLLSQSSTQGYKEFKAEVDLLLRVHHTNLVSLVGYCDEGDHLALIYEFVPNGDLRQHLSGKGGRSVVNWGIRLRIAVEAALGLEYLHIGCTPPMVHRDVKTTNILLDEHYKAKLADFGLSRSFPVGGESHVSTVVAGTPGYLDPEYYHTGRLGEKSDVYSFGIVLLEIITNQSVIDRNRRNSHITQWVGSELKGGNIANIMDPNLHGDYDSRSAWRALELAMSCADPTSAKRPTMSHVVIELKECLVSENSRRNMSRRMDSLSSPEVSMTFDSGMIPRAR; this comes from the exons ATGAAGAGTTCTCTTGAGCTAATTTTGTTCGTGGTAGTTGCAACTTTTTCCACCATTCATATTGTTCAACCTCAGAGCCAACAAG GGTTCATCAGTTTGGATTGCGGGCTTCCTGCGAATGAAGTGTCTCCTTATAAAGAGGACAGAACTGGATTACAGTATTCTTCAGACGCAACGTTCATCCAGAGTGGAAAAACTGGTAGAATTCAAAAAAATCTGGAGACTAGATACCTGAAGCCATACAGAACGGTGAGATACTTTCCAGATGGGACAAGGAATTGCTACAATCTAT GGATTGAA AAGGGAAGAAATCATCTGATCAGGGCTAGGTTTATATATGGAAACTATGACGGCCTTGACATTAACCCCAAGTTTGATCTCTATCTTGGACCTAATCTATGGGCAACGGTGGATTTGCATAGAGCAGATAACGGTACCCGGAGAGAGATCTTCCACATCCCAACATCAAGCTCATTGCAGATTTGTCTTGTCAAAACTGGAGAAACAACGCCGCTGATCTCAGCCTTGGAGATACGACCGTTGGGAAATAAATCTTATAGCACCAGTTTTGGTTCTCTTAATCTTTTCTTCCGGATTTATCTTAACCAATCAGATACTTACCTAAG GTTCCCGGAAGATGTTTATGATCGCCAATGGACTGCGTACTTTGAGACGGGATGGACTCAAAAAACCACATCTAGCGATGTGCGCGTTTCCAACAACTACGAGCCACCGAAAGCCGCCCTCAAAACTGCTGCCACGCCTACGAATACAAGCGAGCCGCTGACGATTGATTGGAGTTCAGACAATCCTGAGGACCAGTATTACTTGTATACACACTTTGCTGAGATCCAAGAGTTGCAGGCAAATGAAACCAGGGAGTTCAACATGTTTTGGAACGGAGAAAAATATTATGGCCCTCTAGTTCCAGACAAGCGAGAAATAAATACTATTTATGGCGGGACACCGGAAACTTGTAAAGGAGTGACATGCAGCCTCCAGCTGATAAAAACCAACAGATCAACTCTTCCTCCTCTGCTTAACGCTATTGAGGTCTACAAAGTTATTCAGTTTCCACAGCCCGAAACAGATGAAAACGATG TGGTTGCTATCAAAACCATAGAAGCTGCATATGGATTGAGTAGAATTAACTCCCAAGGTGATCCTTGCGTCCCTCGACAGTTTATGTGGGACAGTTTAAACTGCAGCAACACAGATATCTTCACGCCACCAAGAATCATTTCTtt AAACTTTTCTTCAAGTGGTTTAACTGGAAACATAGCAGCTGCCATTCAAAACCTTACGCAACTAGTTAAACT GGACTTGTCCAATAATAACTTGACTGGAGAAGTGCCTGAGTTTCTAGGCAACCTGAAATTTTT AAACTTAAGTGGGAACGATCTTAATGGTTCAGTTCCTACATCTCTACAAAGGAAAGGACTCGA TCTTCAAGGAAACCCAAGGCTGCTTGTTCCCTCTAGTTCACCAACAAAGCCACCTAAAAAAAGCTTTGTAGTACCAGTTGTTGCATCGGTTGGTTCTGTAGCTATGCTCATTGCCGCATTGGTTCTTTATCTTGTTCTTAGAAAGAAAAGGCAACCCACTATTGAAGGTAACTTTCCAGAGAGACTC CCATCAATCGAGATGAAAAAGAGAAGGTTTACTTATTCAGAGGTTACCAAAATGACAAACAATTTTGAAAGAGTTGTAGGGGAAGGAGGATTTGGGGTTGTCTGTCACGGTACTGTCAATGGTGAACAGGTAGCTGTTAAGCTACTATCTCAGTCATCAACTCAAGGCTATAAAGAATTCAAAGCAGAG GTTGATCTTCTACTGAGAGTTCACCATACAAATTTGGTAAGCCtcgttggatattgtgatgaaGGAGACCATTTGGCCCTCATCTATGAGTTTGTACCTAATGGAGACCTAAGACAACATCTATCag GAAAAGGAGGAAGGTCTGTCGTCAATTGGGGTATTCGGCTAAGAATAGCTGTGGAAGCAGCTTTAG GTTTGGAGTACTTACACATTGGATGCACACCGCCAATGGTTCATAGAGATGTCAAAACTACAAACATATTGTTGGACGAGCATTATAAGGCCAAACTTGCTGATTTTGGGCTCTCCAGGTCTTTCCCAGTCGGAGGTGAATCTCATGTCTCGACGGTGGTTGCTGGTACTCCTGGTTACCTAGACCCTGA GTATTACCATACAGGTCGGTTGGGTGAGAAAAGTGACGTTTACAGTTTCGGCATTGTGTTATTGGAAATTATCACAAACCAATCAGTGATTGATCGAAACCGCAGAAATTCTCACATAACACAATGGGTTGGGTCTGAGCTCAAGGGAGGAAATATTGCAAATATCATGGATCCAAACCTTCACGGGGATTATGATTCTCGCTCTGCCTGGAGAGCTCTTGAGCTGGCAATGTCGTGCGCGGATCCAACTTCAGCAAAACGACCAACCATGTCTCATGTTGTTATCGAACTAAAAGAATGTCTTGTATCTGAAAATTCGAGGAGAAATATGAGTCGAAGAATGGATTCACTGAGTTCCCCTGAAGTAAGCATGACCTTTGACAGTGGTATGATTCCCAGAGCAAGATAG
- the LOC106386409 gene encoding probable LRR receptor-like serine/threonine-protein kinase At5g59680 isoform X1, protein MKSSLELILFVVVATFSTIHIVQPQSQQGFISLDCGLPANEVSPYKEDRTGLQYSSDATFIQSGKTGRIQKNLETRYLKPYRTVRYFPDGTRNCYNLRVEKGRNHLIRARFIYGNYDGLDINPKFDLYLGPNLWATVDLHRADNGTRREIFHIPTSSSLQICLVKTGETTPLISALEIRPLGNKSYSTSFGSLNLFFRIYLNQSDTYLRFPEDVYDRQWTAYFETGWTQKTTSSDVRVSNNYEPPKAALKTAATPTNTSEPLTIDWSSDNPEDQYYLYTHFAEIQELQANETREFNMFWNGEKYYGPLVPDKREINTIYGGTPETCKGVTCSLQLIKTNRSTLPPLLNAIEVYKVIQFPQPETDENDVVAIKTIEAAYGLSRINSQGDPCVPRQFMWDSLNCSNTDIFTPPRIISLNFSSSGLTGNIAAAIQNLTQLVKLDLSNNNLTGEVPEFLGNLKFLLLINLSGNDLNGSVPTSLQRKGLELSLQGNPRLLVPSSSPTKPPKKSFVVPVVASVGSVAMLIAALVLYLVLRKKRQPTIEVVCPPPSRPTVNVTHANSPEPSIEMKKRRFTYSEVTKMTNNFERVVGEGGFGVVCHGTVNGEQVAVKLLSQSSTQGYKEFKAEVDLLLRVHHTNLVSLVGYCDEGDHLALIYEFVPNGDLRQHLSGKGGRSVVNWGIRLRIAVEAALGLEYLHIGCTPPMVHRDVKTTNILLDEHYKAKLADFGLSRSFPVGGESHVSTVVAGTPGYLDPEYYHTGRLGEKSDVYSFGIVLLEIITNQSVIDRNRRNSHITQWVGSELKGGNIANIMDPNLHGDYDSRSAWRALELAMSCADPTSAKRPTMSHVVIELKECLVSENSRRNMSRRMDSLSSPEVSMTFDSGMIPRAR, encoded by the exons ATGAAGAGTTCTCTTGAGCTAATTTTGTTCGTGGTAGTTGCAACTTTTTCCACCATTCATATTGTTCAACCTCAGAGCCAACAAG GGTTCATCAGTTTGGATTGCGGGCTTCCTGCGAATGAAGTGTCTCCTTATAAAGAGGACAGAACTGGATTACAGTATTCTTCAGACGCAACGTTCATCCAGAGTGGAAAAACTGGTAGAATTCAAAAAAATCTGGAGACTAGATACCTGAAGCCATACAGAACGGTGAGATACTTTCCAGATGGGACAAGGAATTGCTAC AATCTACGCGTCGAGAAGGGAAGAAATCATCTGATCAGGGCTAGGTTTATATATGGAAACTATGACGGCCTTGACATTAACCCCAAGTTTGATCTCTATCTTGGACCTAATCTATGGGCAACGGTGGATTTGCATAGAGCAGATAACGGTACCCGGAGAGAGATCTTCCACATCCCAACATCAAGCTCATTGCAGATTTGTCTTGTCAAAACTGGAGAAACAACGCCGCTGATCTCAGCCTTGGAGATACGACCGTTGGGAAATAAATCTTATAGCACCAGTTTTGGTTCTCTTAATCTTTTCTTCCGGATTTATCTTAACCAATCAGATACTTACCTAAG GTTCCCGGAAGATGTTTATGATCGCCAATGGACTGCGTACTTTGAGACGGGATGGACTCAAAAAACCACATCTAGCGATGTGCGCGTTTCCAACAACTACGAGCCACCGAAAGCCGCCCTCAAAACTGCTGCCACGCCTACGAATACAAGCGAGCCGCTGACGATTGATTGGAGTTCAGACAATCCTGAGGACCAGTATTACTTGTATACACACTTTGCTGAGATCCAAGAGTTGCAGGCAAATGAAACCAGGGAGTTCAACATGTTTTGGAACGGAGAAAAATATTATGGCCCTCTAGTTCCAGACAAGCGAGAAATAAATACTATTTATGGCGGGACACCGGAAACTTGTAAAGGAGTGACATGCAGCCTCCAGCTGATAAAAACCAACAGATCAACTCTTCCTCCTCTGCTTAACGCTATTGAGGTCTACAAAGTTATTCAGTTTCCACAGCCCGAAACAGATGAAAACGATG TGGTTGCTATCAAAACCATAGAAGCTGCATATGGATTGAGTAGAATTAACTCCCAAGGTGATCCTTGCGTCCCTCGACAGTTTATGTGGGACAGTTTAAACTGCAGCAACACAGATATCTTCACGCCACCAAGAATCATTTCTtt AAACTTTTCTTCAAGTGGTTTAACTGGAAACATAGCAGCTGCCATTCAAAACCTTACGCAACTAGTTAAACT GGACTTGTCCAATAATAACTTGACTGGAGAAGTGCCTGAGTTTCTAGGCAACCTGAAATTTTTGTTGCTCAT AAACTTAAGTGGGAACGATCTTAATGGTTCAGTTCCTACATCTCTACAAAGGAAAGGACTCGAGCTTTC TCTTCAAGGAAACCCAAGGCTGCTTGTTCCCTCTAGTTCACCAACAAAGCCACCTAAAAAAAGCTTTGTAGTACCAGTTGTTGCATCGGTTGGTTCTGTAGCTATGCTCATTGCCGCATTGGTTCTTTATCTTGTTCTTAGAAAGAAAAGGCAACCCACTATTGAAG TTGTTTGCCCACCACCAAGCAGGCCTACCGTGAATGTTACACATGCTAATTCACCTGAGCCATCAATCGAGATGAAAAAGAGAAGGTTTACTTATTCAGAGGTTACCAAAATGACAAACAATTTTGAAAGAGTTGTAGGGGAAGGAGGATTTGGGGTTGTCTGTCACGGTACTGTCAATGGTGAACAGGTAGCTGTTAAGCTACTATCTCAGTCATCAACTCAAGGCTATAAAGAATTCAAAGCAGAG GTTGATCTTCTACTGAGAGTTCACCATACAAATTTGGTAAGCCtcgttggatattgtgatgaaGGAGACCATTTGGCCCTCATCTATGAGTTTGTACCTAATGGAGACCTAAGACAACATCTATCag GAAAAGGAGGAAGGTCTGTCGTCAATTGGGGTATTCGGCTAAGAATAGCTGTGGAAGCAGCTTTAG GTTTGGAGTACTTACACATTGGATGCACACCGCCAATGGTTCATAGAGATGTCAAAACTACAAACATATTGTTGGACGAGCATTATAAGGCCAAACTTGCTGATTTTGGGCTCTCCAGGTCTTTCCCAGTCGGAGGTGAATCTCATGTCTCGACGGTGGTTGCTGGTACTCCTGGTTACCTAGACCCTGA GTATTACCATACAGGTCGGTTGGGTGAGAAAAGTGACGTTTACAGTTTCGGCATTGTGTTATTGGAAATTATCACAAACCAATCAGTGATTGATCGAAACCGCAGAAATTCTCACATAACACAATGGGTTGGGTCTGAGCTCAAGGGAGGAAATATTGCAAATATCATGGATCCAAACCTTCACGGGGATTATGATTCTCGCTCTGCCTGGAGAGCTCTTGAGCTGGCAATGTCGTGCGCGGATCCAACTTCAGCAAAACGACCAACCATGTCTCATGTTGTTATCGAACTAAAAGAATGTCTTGTATCTGAAAATTCGAGGAGAAATATGAGTCGAAGAATGGATTCACTGAGTTCCCCTGAAGTAAGCATGACCTTTGACAGTGGTATGATTCCCAGAGCAAGATAG
- the LOC106386409 gene encoding probable LRR receptor-like serine/threonine-protein kinase At5g59680 isoform X2 has protein sequence MKSSLELILFVVVATFSTIHIVQPQSQQGFISLDCGLPANEVSPYKEDRTGLQYSSDATFIQSGKTGRIQKNLETRYLKPYRTVRYFPDGTRNCYNLSVYKGRNHLIRARFIYGNYDGLDINPKFDLYLGPNLWATVDLHRADNGTRREIFHIPTSSSLQICLVKTGETTPLISALEIRPLGNKSYSTSFGSLNLFFRIYLNQSDTYLRFPEDVYDRQWTAYFETGWTQKTTSSDVRVSNNYEPPKAALKTAATPTNTSEPLTIDWSSDNPEDQYYLYTHFAEIQELQANETREFNMFWNGEKYYGPLVPDKREINTIYGGTPETCKGVTCSLQLIKTNRSTLPPLLNAIEVYKVIQFPQPETDENDVVAIKTIEAAYGLSRINSQGDPCVPRQFMWDSLNCSNTDIFTPPRIISLNFSSSGLTGNIAAAIQNLTQLVKLDLSNNNLTGEVPEFLGNLKFLLLINLSGNDLNGSVPTSLQRKGLELSLQGNPRLLVPSSSPTKPPKKSFVVPVVASVGSVAMLIAALVLYLVLRKKRQPTIEVVCPPPSRPTVNVTHANSPEPSIEMKKRRFTYSEVTKMTNNFERVVGEGGFGVVCHGTVNGEQVAVKLLSQSSTQGYKEFKAEVDLLLRVHHTNLVSLVGYCDEGDHLALIYEFVPNGDLRQHLSGKGGRSVVNWGIRLRIAVEAALGLEYLHIGCTPPMVHRDVKTTNILLDEHYKAKLADFGLSRSFPVGGESHVSTVVAGTPGYLDPEYYHTGRLGEKSDVYSFGIVLLEIITNQSVIDRNRRNSHITQWVGSELKGGNIANIMDPNLHGDYDSRSAWRALELAMSCADPTSAKRPTMSHVVIELKECLVSENSRRNMSRRMDSLSSPEVSMTFDSGMIPRAR, from the exons ATGAAGAGTTCTCTTGAGCTAATTTTGTTCGTGGTAGTTGCAACTTTTTCCACCATTCATATTGTTCAACCTCAGAGCCAACAAG GGTTCATCAGTTTGGATTGCGGGCTTCCTGCGAATGAAGTGTCTCCTTATAAAGAGGACAGAACTGGATTACAGTATTCTTCAGACGCAACGTTCATCCAGAGTGGAAAAACTGGTAGAATTCAAAAAAATCTGGAGACTAGATACCTGAAGCCATACAGAACGGTGAGATACTTTCCAGATGGGACAAGGAATTGCTACAATCTAT CGGTGTAT AAGGGAAGAAATCATCTGATCAGGGCTAGGTTTATATATGGAAACTATGACGGCCTTGACATTAACCCCAAGTTTGATCTCTATCTTGGACCTAATCTATGGGCAACGGTGGATTTGCATAGAGCAGATAACGGTACCCGGAGAGAGATCTTCCACATCCCAACATCAAGCTCATTGCAGATTTGTCTTGTCAAAACTGGAGAAACAACGCCGCTGATCTCAGCCTTGGAGATACGACCGTTGGGAAATAAATCTTATAGCACCAGTTTTGGTTCTCTTAATCTTTTCTTCCGGATTTATCTTAACCAATCAGATACTTACCTAAG GTTCCCGGAAGATGTTTATGATCGCCAATGGACTGCGTACTTTGAGACGGGATGGACTCAAAAAACCACATCTAGCGATGTGCGCGTTTCCAACAACTACGAGCCACCGAAAGCCGCCCTCAAAACTGCTGCCACGCCTACGAATACAAGCGAGCCGCTGACGATTGATTGGAGTTCAGACAATCCTGAGGACCAGTATTACTTGTATACACACTTTGCTGAGATCCAAGAGTTGCAGGCAAATGAAACCAGGGAGTTCAACATGTTTTGGAACGGAGAAAAATATTATGGCCCTCTAGTTCCAGACAAGCGAGAAATAAATACTATTTATGGCGGGACACCGGAAACTTGTAAAGGAGTGACATGCAGCCTCCAGCTGATAAAAACCAACAGATCAACTCTTCCTCCTCTGCTTAACGCTATTGAGGTCTACAAAGTTATTCAGTTTCCACAGCCCGAAACAGATGAAAACGATG TGGTTGCTATCAAAACCATAGAAGCTGCATATGGATTGAGTAGAATTAACTCCCAAGGTGATCCTTGCGTCCCTCGACAGTTTATGTGGGACAGTTTAAACTGCAGCAACACAGATATCTTCACGCCACCAAGAATCATTTCTtt AAACTTTTCTTCAAGTGGTTTAACTGGAAACATAGCAGCTGCCATTCAAAACCTTACGCAACTAGTTAAACT GGACTTGTCCAATAATAACTTGACTGGAGAAGTGCCTGAGTTTCTAGGCAACCTGAAATTTTTGTTGCTCAT AAACTTAAGTGGGAACGATCTTAATGGTTCAGTTCCTACATCTCTACAAAGGAAAGGACTCGAGCTTTC TCTTCAAGGAAACCCAAGGCTGCTTGTTCCCTCTAGTTCACCAACAAAGCCACCTAAAAAAAGCTTTGTAGTACCAGTTGTTGCATCGGTTGGTTCTGTAGCTATGCTCATTGCCGCATTGGTTCTTTATCTTGTTCTTAGAAAGAAAAGGCAACCCACTATTGAAG TTGTTTGCCCACCACCAAGCAGGCCTACCGTGAATGTTACACATGCTAATTCACCTGAGCCATCAATCGAGATGAAAAAGAGAAGGTTTACTTATTCAGAGGTTACCAAAATGACAAACAATTTTGAAAGAGTTGTAGGGGAAGGAGGATTTGGGGTTGTCTGTCACGGTACTGTCAATGGTGAACAGGTAGCTGTTAAGCTACTATCTCAGTCATCAACTCAAGGCTATAAAGAATTCAAAGCAGAG GTTGATCTTCTACTGAGAGTTCACCATACAAATTTGGTAAGCCtcgttggatattgtgatgaaGGAGACCATTTGGCCCTCATCTATGAGTTTGTACCTAATGGAGACCTAAGACAACATCTATCag GAAAAGGAGGAAGGTCTGTCGTCAATTGGGGTATTCGGCTAAGAATAGCTGTGGAAGCAGCTTTAG GTTTGGAGTACTTACACATTGGATGCACACCGCCAATGGTTCATAGAGATGTCAAAACTACAAACATATTGTTGGACGAGCATTATAAGGCCAAACTTGCTGATTTTGGGCTCTCCAGGTCTTTCCCAGTCGGAGGTGAATCTCATGTCTCGACGGTGGTTGCTGGTACTCCTGGTTACCTAGACCCTGA GTATTACCATACAGGTCGGTTGGGTGAGAAAAGTGACGTTTACAGTTTCGGCATTGTGTTATTGGAAATTATCACAAACCAATCAGTGATTGATCGAAACCGCAGAAATTCTCACATAACACAATGGGTTGGGTCTGAGCTCAAGGGAGGAAATATTGCAAATATCATGGATCCAAACCTTCACGGGGATTATGATTCTCGCTCTGCCTGGAGAGCTCTTGAGCTGGCAATGTCGTGCGCGGATCCAACTTCAGCAAAACGACCAACCATGTCTCATGTTGTTATCGAACTAAAAGAATGTCTTGTATCTGAAAATTCGAGGAGAAATATGAGTCGAAGAATGGATTCACTGAGTTCCCCTGAAGTAAGCATGACCTTTGACAGTGGTATGATTCCCAGAGCAAGATAG